One window from the genome of Crassostrea angulata isolate pt1a10 chromosome 2, ASM2561291v2, whole genome shotgun sequence encodes:
- the LOC128174364 gene encoding uncharacterized protein K02A2.6-like codes for MTEKKLQELKDATEADEQFQTLADIVRVGWPETREQVPTCVRMFWNYRGEITVLNGLLYKGQSVMIPSSLQRQMLTKLHEPHLGIVKTKQRARNIIFWPNMNFDIEQLIQSCGVCNSFRKSNIKQPLIPHEIPNTPWTKVGADIFHFKGKDYLLLVDYYSKYPDIIPLPDLRARSTIAACKTVFARNGIPLELFSDNGPQFSCHEFKCFASDWEFAHRTSSPRYPRSNGQAERCIQTIKNLLKKAEESNGDPNIALLEYRNTPIDGIGKSPAQLLMNRSLRSKIPTTRTWLEPKPLESQLSKLRLRQMKQKYFHDRTCSKLPHIEEREIIRMQNPENRNWEPGVIQQNLGNRSYSILNQHGRALRRNRSQILKSRETNFQMLPPEVEPQLSESVPSESENSGDVSNVNTPHSSQENPVANSKPSVTRSGRISRPPAYLSEYVK; via the coding sequence ATGACAGAGAAAAAGCTTCAAGAATTAAAGGATGCCACAGAAGCCGATGAACAGTTTCAAACATTAGCGGACATTGTTAGAGTAGGATGGCCTGAGACTCGTGAACAAGTTCCAACTTGTGTCAGGATGTTCTGGAACTACCGTGGTGAAATTACTGTCCTGAATGGACTATTGTACAAGGGACAGTCTGTAATGATACCATCATCACTGCAGCGCCAGATGCTTACCAAACTGCATGAACCTCACCTTGGTATCGTGAAAACTAAGCAGAGAGCCAGGAACATAATATTTTGGCCGAACATGAACTTTGACATAGAACAGTTAATTCAGTCTTGTGGAGTGTGCAACTCGTTCCGAAAATCAAACATCAAACAACCTCTTATTCCACATGAAATACCTAATACTCCTTGGACAAAGGTTGGAGCagacatttttcatttcaaggGCAAAGACTATTTGTTATTGGTGGATTATTACTCGAAATACCCAGACATCATACCACTTCCAGATTTACGAGCCCGATCTACCATTGCAGCATGCAAAACAGTATTCGCTAGAAATGGCATACCACTAGAACTATTTTCAGACAATGGACCGCAATTTAGTTGCCATGAGTTTAAGTGTTTTGCATCGGATTGGGAATTTGCACACAGAACATCAAGCCCTCGTTATCCACGTTCGAATGGTCAGGCAGAGCGCTGCATCCAGACCATTAAAAACTTGCTCAAAAAGGCAGAAGAGAGCAACGGTGATCCAAATATTGCTCTCTTAGAGTACAGAAATACACCTATTGATGGAATTGGAAAATCACCCGCACAGCTGTTGATGAACAGAAGTCTTCGTTCAAAGATTCCTACAACTCGAACATGGTTGGAGCCAAAACCTTTGGAATCTCAACTCTCCAAACTTCGACTTCGTCAGatgaaacagaaatattttcatGACCGAACCTGTTCTAAACTACCGCACAttgaagagagagagatcatTCGTATGCAGAATCCAGAAAATCGAAATTGGGAACCAGGAGTCATTCAACAGAACCTTGGAAACCGTTCATACAGCATATTGAACCAACATGGAAGAGCTCTTCGGAGAAACCGTAGCCAGATATTGAAATCGCGGGAAACCAACTTCCAGATGTTACCCCCAGAAGTTGAACCACAATTGAGTGAATCTGTACCAAGTGAAAGTGAAAATTCTGGTGATGTGTCCAATGTTAATACCCCACATTCAAGTCAGGAAAATCCCGTGGCAAACAGCAAACCCTCGGTAACCAGATCAGGAAGAATCTCGAGACCACCCGCCTACCTATCAGAATAtgtgaaataa